The following coding sequences lie in one Chloroflexaceae bacterium genomic window:
- a CDS encoding ATP-binding protein, translating to MPVLVSYVVAVVTGVAAALLTNLLAPPVEQRGFVLFLLAVTISAWYGGFGPGLLATIFTALVGVYELQASPPSSGVKSSYVLHLGFFLGAALVVSALSESRRRSEGFAQAERERYAVILSSIGEAVIVTDAAERVTVMNPVAEQLTGWRFDKARMRPLSDVLRVVEETTRAPPERLVERTLREGQAVALASGTLLLTRDGAERPIEGSAAPVRSRSGALIGAVLVFRDVSARRAEERAREETLRREREARDQAQRAERRAAFLAQASAILSSSLASEETLQAIARLAIAEVADMCVVFAQEPDGMLRRVVTVHVDPDLEQQLRALQSLTIDPRSDHPAAIAVRTGQALLNPPIPDALVAAAAADAEHLARLRATLPRSHIVVPLVARGVATGAILLGMSASGRVFTEADIGLVRELAGRAAVALDNARLYEEAQRAIQVRDNFLSLAVHELRAPLAAALGNVQLLIRRAERANLSDERFGRNLRLIEEQLRRLANLVSMLLDVSRLEAGQLSIQRAPLDLAALVRRVLERAEASLVTHVLRYDGPVGPLHIEGDAVRLEQVLDNLLQNAAKYSPPGSAITVLAGQQHERVWFAVRDEGVGIDPAVLPYLFERSYRAPDPSTRAMPGMGIGLYVVREIVARHGGTVEVESEPGKGTTFTVWLPR from the coding sequence GTGCCAGTCCTGGTGAGCTACGTGGTGGCCGTGGTCACCGGCGTGGCAGCGGCGCTGCTCACGAACCTGCTCGCGCCTCCTGTCGAGCAGCGCGGTTTTGTGTTATTTCTTCTTGCGGTTACGATAAGCGCCTGGTACGGCGGGTTCGGGCCGGGATTGCTGGCCACGATATTCACGGCGCTGGTGGGCGTCTATGAGTTGCAGGCCTCCCCGCCGTCATCCGGGGTGAAGAGTTCCTACGTGCTGCATCTGGGGTTCTTTCTCGGCGCGGCCCTGGTCGTCAGCGCACTCAGCGAGTCCCGCCGGCGCTCGGAGGGTTTTGCCCAGGCTGAGCGCGAGCGTTACGCGGTCATCCTCAGCAGTATTGGCGAGGCCGTTATCGTTACCGATGCCGCTGAGCGGGTGACCGTGATGAACCCTGTTGCCGAGCAACTTACCGGCTGGCGCTTCGACAAGGCGCGCATGCGTCCTCTGAGCGACGTGTTGCGTGTCGTCGAGGAGACCACACGGGCGCCGCCGGAACGTCTGGTCGAGCGGACCTTGCGCGAGGGCCAGGCGGTTGCGCTGGCGTCGGGCACGTTGCTGCTGACTCGCGATGGGGCCGAACGCCCCATCGAGGGCAGCGCCGCGCCGGTACGCTCCCGGAGCGGCGCGCTGATCGGCGCGGTGCTGGTCTTTCGCGACGTCAGCGCGCGACGCGCCGAGGAACGCGCTCGCGAGGAGACCCTGCGCCGCGAGCGCGAAGCCCGCGACCAGGCGCAGCGGGCCGAACGGCGCGCGGCCTTTCTCGCCCAGGCCAGCGCCATCCTGTCCTCATCCCTGGCCTCTGAGGAGACGCTCCAGGCGATTGCCCGCCTCGCTATTGCCGAAGTCGCTGATATGTGCGTCGTGTTCGCCCAGGAACCCGATGGCATGCTCCGCCGCGTGGTCACTGTGCACGTTGACCCTGATCTGGAGCAGCAGTTACGTGCCCTCCAGTCGCTGACGATTGATCCGCGGAGCGATCATCCCGCCGCGATTGCCGTTCGTACCGGCCAGGCGCTGCTCAATCCGCCCATCCCGGACGCGCTCGTCGCTGCCGCCGCTGCTGATGCCGAACACCTGGCGCGTCTCCGCGCCACCCTTCCCCGTTCCCATATTGTCGTGCCGCTGGTTGCCCGCGGCGTGGCGACCGGCGCGATTTTGCTGGGAATGAGCGCCTCAGGGCGGGTCTTTACCGAAGCCGATATCGGCCTTGTGCGTGAACTGGCCGGCCGGGCCGCCGTCGCGCTGGATAATGCCCGCCTGTATGAGGAAGCGCAACGGGCCATCCAGGTGCGCGACAACTTCCTTTCTCTCGCGGTTCACGAATTGCGTGCGCCGCTTGCCGCCGCTCTCGGCAACGTGCAGTTGCTCATACGGCGCGCCGAGCGAGCCAATCTGTCGGACGAACGCTTCGGTCGCAATCTGCGCCTGATCGAGGAGCAACTACGTCGTCTGGCTAACCTGGTCAGTATGCTGCTCGATGTCTCGCGTCTGGAGGCGGGCCAGTTGAGCATTCAGCGCGCCCCGCTGGATCTGGCGGCCCTGGTGCGTCGGGTGCTTGAGCGCGCCGAAGCCTCGCTTGTCACCCATGTGCTGCGCTATGACGGGCCTGTCGGCCCCCTTCACATCGAGGGCGACGCCGTGCGCCTTGAACAGGTGCTCGACAATCTGCTGCAGAATGCAGCCAAGTATAGCCCGCCCGGCAGCGCCATTACCGTGCTGGCGGGCCAGCAGCACGAACGGGTCTGGTTCGCCGTGCGCGACGAAGGCGTGGGGATCGATCCAGCGGTGTTGCCCTACCTGTTCGAGCGCTCATACCGCGCTCCTGATCCCTCCACCCGCGCTATGCCAGGCATGGGTATCGGTCTCTACGTCGTGCGCGAGATCGTCGCCAGACACGGCGGAACAGTAGAGGTGGAGAGTGAGCCGGGCAAGGGTACCACCTTCACGGTCTGGTTGCCGCGATGA
- a CDS encoding cation diffusion facilitator family transporter, producing MWLSIAAAILTISLKLAAFWLTGSVGLLSDALESLVNLAAAVMGLAMLAIAARPADEDHAYGHTKAEYFASATEGLLILVAAGSIIWTAVPRLIAPAPLEQLGLGLAVSMVASLINFVVARIMLRAGRRHASIALEADAHHLMTDVWTSAGVAVGVALVWLTGWAWLDPLIALLVAANIIRSGIDLVRRSALGLMDTSIPPEELAQVRAVLDEYAARGVDYHALRTRQAAARRFVSMHLLVPDTWTVQQGHDLAEEVERDIRATLPNTSVFTHVEPRGDPASWEDVKL from the coding sequence ATGTGGCTATCGATCGCCGCGGCGATCCTCACTATTAGCCTCAAGCTAGCCGCCTTCTGGCTGACCGGTTCGGTCGGGTTGCTCTCCGACGCGCTCGAGTCGCTCGTCAATCTCGCCGCTGCGGTGATGGGCCTGGCAATGCTCGCCATCGCCGCGCGGCCCGCCGATGAGGACCATGCCTACGGCCACACCAAGGCCGAGTACTTCGCCAGCGCCACCGAGGGCCTGCTGATCCTCGTCGCCGCGGGCAGCATTATCTGGACCGCCGTGCCGCGCCTGATTGCCCCCGCGCCCCTCGAGCAGCTTGGCCTGGGCCTGGCCGTGTCCATGGTCGCGTCGCTGATCAACTTTGTGGTCGCGCGCATCATGCTCCGCGCCGGTCGCAGGCACGCCTCCATCGCTCTCGAGGCTGATGCGCATCACCTGATGACCGATGTCTGGACCTCGGCGGGCGTCGCGGTCGGCGTGGCGCTGGTCTGGCTCACCGGGTGGGCGTGGCTCGACCCGCTGATCGCCCTGCTGGTGGCGGCGAATATCATCCGCTCGGGCATCGACCTGGTGCGTCGCTCGGCGCTGGGGTTGATGGATACGTCCATCCCTCCGGAAGAACTGGCCCAGGTGCGGGCGGTGCTCGACGAGTACGCCGCGCGAGGCGTAGATTACCACGCCCTCCGCACGCGCCAGGCTGCCGCGCGGCGCTTTGTATCTATGCACCTTCTGGTGCCCGATACCTGGACCGTTCAGCAGGGGCACGACCTGGCCGAGGAGGTCGAGCGCGATATTCGCGCGACGCTTCCCAACACGTCGGTGTTCACCCACGTCGAGCCGCGCGGTGATCCGGCCTCCTGGGAAGATGTGAAGTTGTAG
- a CDS encoding histidine phosphatase family protein, translated as MRLILVRHGETPWNVTLQYQGHANVPLNERGREQARRAAARLRPLEVRALYASDIARAWETAEIIGAAIGQTPVPMPELREIDVGQWEGLTPEELYRRFPDHMAEYRRDPARTVRLGGESYAQLQARALVALQRIQESHAQGEVVVAVSHGGTIRALLCHVIGLDLGNFGRMWLDNGSLTELRLGRNGWRLMRLNDAAHVEDMVAEGGE; from the coding sequence ATGCGCCTTATCCTCGTCCGTCACGGCGAGACGCCGTGGAACGTCACCCTCCAGTACCAGGGTCACGCCAATGTTCCCTTGAATGAACGCGGGCGTGAGCAGGCCCGCCGCGCCGCCGCGCGCCTGCGGCCGCTGGAGGTGCGCGCTCTGTACGCCAGTGACATCGCCCGCGCCTGGGAGACCGCCGAGATCATTGGCGCGGCCATCGGCCAGACGCCCGTGCCGATGCCCGAGTTGCGCGAGATTGACGTCGGGCAGTGGGAGGGCCTGACACCCGAAGAACTCTACCGGCGTTTCCCCGACCATATGGCCGAGTACCGGCGCGACCCGGCGCGCACCGTGCGTCTCGGCGGCGAGAGCTACGCGCAGTTGCAGGCCCGGGCGCTGGTGGCGCTCCAGCGCATCCAGGAGAGCCATGCCCAGGGCGAGGTGGTGGTCGCCGTGTCGCACGGCGGCACCATCCGCGCCCTGCTCTGCCACGTGATCGGTCTGGACCTGGGCAACTTCGGGCGCATGTGGCTCGACAACGGCTCGCTGACCGAGCTGCGCCTGGGACGCAATGGCTGGCGCCTGATGCGCCTCAACGACGCCGCTCATGTCGAAGATATGGTCGCCGAAGGAGGAGAGTAA
- the pfkB gene encoding 1-phosphofructokinase encodes MSATPEMITVTLNPAIDRTVTITDFAAGKVNRVEQVQDHPGGKGVNVAVTLADAGHRVAATGFLGRENATSFEDLFARKGIADQFVRIAGRTRVGIKIIDPVRQQTTDINFPGPAPAPLDLDALRARLAASPAPWVVLAGSLPPGVAPTLYRDLIGELRARGRSVALDTSGEPLAAAITAAPRIIKPNIHELEALIGAPLPGEAAIIAAARKLLTAGIELAVVSMGSAGALFITASEALRAVPPQVTARSTVGAGDAMVAGIVAAQARGYDLEATARLATAFAVDAISRVGAGLGDRATLADLARRVAVSVVMPALV; translated from the coding sequence ATGAGCGCCACCCCTGAGATGATCACGGTTACCCTCAACCCGGCGATTGACCGCACCGTGACCATCACCGACTTCGCCGCGGGCAAGGTGAACCGGGTTGAACAGGTTCAGGATCACCCTGGCGGCAAGGGGGTCAACGTAGCAGTAACCCTGGCCGACGCCGGCCACAGGGTAGCGGCGACGGGGTTCCTGGGCCGCGAGAATGCGACGAGCTTCGAGGATCTGTTCGCTCGTAAAGGCATTGCCGACCAGTTTGTGCGCATCGCCGGGCGCACGCGGGTGGGGATCAAGATTATTGACCCGGTGCGGCAGCAAACGACCGACATCAACTTTCCCGGCCCGGCGCCTGCGCCGCTCGACCTGGACGCGCTGCGAGCGCGCCTGGCAGCCTCGCCGGCGCCGTGGGTGGTGTTGGCGGGAAGCCTGCCCCCCGGCGTCGCACCAACGCTCTATCGTGATCTGATCGGCGAGCTAAGGGCCCGGGGGCGGAGCGTGGCGCTTGACACCAGCGGCGAGCCGCTCGCGGCGGCCATCACTGCCGCGCCGCGGATCATCAAGCCCAACATTCACGAACTGGAGGCGCTGATCGGCGCCCCCCTCCCCGGCGAGGCGGCCATCATCGCGGCAGCGCGGAAACTCCTCACGGCGGGGATCGAGCTGGCGGTCGTCTCGATGGGTAGCGCGGGGGCGCTCTTTATCACCGCCAGCGAAGCATTGCGCGCCGTGCCCCCGCAGGTAACGGCGCGCAGCACCGTGGGGGCGGGCGACGCGATGGTGGCGGGCATTGTCGCCGCGCAGGCGCGGGGCTATGACCTTGAAGCTACCGCCAGGCTGGCGACGGCCTTCGCCGTGGACGCGATCAGCCGCGTGGGGGCCGGCCTGGGCGACCGGGCCACCCTCGCCGACCTGGCCCGCCGCGTCGCCGTGTCCGTCGTCATGCCAGCACTGGTGTGA